In Haloarcula sp. H-GB4, a single genomic region encodes these proteins:
- a CDS encoding NAD(P)/FAD-dependent oxidoreductase, translating to MTTVTVIGAGVAGCTTGYLLSERGYDVTVLEKGEIGGLLREIEFDSGYHCDSAPHLLFYDSEEEAIVGDLFRRFTDLDDHTFYAKTYPTGTIDEPHNYPVTRSNISLWDDAEEIEEELAAAEGKTDADYFESYMRRQVGERLYNRYYKNYTNKHWGIDPTRITGDWFDFKISFPDTEDSFFDGAAKYPQKKYSTVLKEMVADCNVIYDGATGFETAGAEIEGVTTESGDVISSDIFVSTIDPSLLVDADESLQYRSMAILGAHIEASERLFPEHVSWGYFPNDYEFTRITDYDFTPQDIPDGEYILTVEFPCFIDEDIWGRSTEWFEESLLSFLNEQGVEATVKDAKVRRAPRAYPLPVESEIETFNEMNGQLNAYENMFNLGRVSTYEYIWIKDIVQQAHETVDEVTAATPLQS from the coding sequence ATGACGACTGTAACAGTGATTGGTGCGGGCGTGGCCGGGTGTACAACGGGGTACCTTCTCAGCGAACGCGGGTACGACGTAACGGTTCTCGAGAAGGGGGAAATCGGTGGGCTTCTCAGAGAGATCGAATTTGATTCAGGGTATCACTGTGACTCTGCACCACATCTTCTCTTTTATGACTCTGAGGAAGAGGCGATTGTGGGTGACCTGTTTCGGCGATTTACCGACCTAGACGACCATACGTTCTATGCGAAAACATATCCAACAGGAACGATAGACGAACCACACAATTACCCCGTCACACGGTCGAATATATCGCTCTGGGACGACGCCGAAGAGATCGAAGAAGAGTTAGCGGCCGCGGAAGGGAAAACTGACGCCGATTACTTCGAGTCATATATGCGTCGGCAGGTCGGAGAGCGGCTGTACAACCGATATTACAAGAACTACACAAACAAGCACTGGGGGATCGACCCTACCCGCATTACTGGCGACTGGTTCGATTTCAAAATCAGTTTTCCCGACACTGAGGATTCGTTTTTCGATGGAGCCGCGAAGTATCCACAGAAGAAGTATTCGACAGTCCTCAAGGAGATGGTTGCGGATTGTAATGTCATTTACGACGGGGCAACCGGATTCGAGACGGCCGGAGCTGAAATCGAAGGTGTCACGACCGAGAGTGGGGACGTGATCTCTAGTGACATATTCGTCAGCACAATCGATCCAAGCTTGCTGGTAGATGCTGACGAATCCTTACAGTATCGGAGTATGGCAATACTGGGCGCCCACATCGAAGCGTCCGAGAGACTGTTCCCCGAACACGTGAGTTGGGGGTATTTCCCGAACGACTACGAGTTTACCCGTATTACTGACTACGATTTCACGCCGCAGGACATCCCGGACGGCGAGTACATTTTGACCGTCGAATTCCCATGTTTCATCGATGAGGATATCTGGGGTCGCTCTACAGAGTGGTTCGAGGAGTCCCTGCTCTCGTTCCTCAACGAACAGGGCGTTGAGGCCACGGTGAAAGACGCAAAGGTGCGGCGTGCGCCGCGGGCCTATCCGCTCCCCGTCGAATCAGAGATAGAGACGTTCAACGAGATGAACGGCCAACTGAACGCGTATGAGAATATGTTCAATCTCGGTCGAGTAAGTACCTACGAGTATATCTGGATCAAAGACATCGTCCAGCAGGCACATGAAACCGTAGATGAGGTGACCGCCGCGACACCACTGCAATCGTAG
- a CDS encoding glycosyltransferase family 4 protein gives MLKPTVFQRRINWADVILVELPWQVPAVTSLADGTPVVYSSHNVEQERFESTSSGFIGDQFTSRVSMIERTALERATAVVCTSERDVSEYRRRYGVKTNYIVSPNGVSREALSSGGSQRESSGTVCGEHDISADMIGLFIGTDYGPNREAARELVRVATEAAERGLDIHFLIVGSVGESISTDRDNVTCTGFVSDLDPYFAAADIGLNPIESGSGTNIKLLEYLAKGLPVVTTAFGRRGFQIAHEQEVLVVPVTGFTDAIARLVSDGALREQLAANGREYVRETHLWEQISTELRAQLSTVITEGS, from the coding sequence TTGCTGAAGCCTACAGTTTTCCAGCGGCGAATCAACTGGGCTGATGTCATACTCGTCGAACTTCCGTGGCAGGTGCCAGCCGTCACATCCCTGGCAGACGGCACCCCGGTCGTGTATTCGAGTCACAACGTCGAACAGGAACGGTTCGAATCAACCAGTAGCGGCTTCATCGGAGACCAGTTTACCAGTCGGGTCTCAATGATCGAACGGACGGCACTCGAACGGGCCACAGCAGTTGTCTGTACGTCCGAGCGCGATGTTAGCGAATACCGCCGCCGATACGGCGTGAAGACGAACTATATTGTCTCCCCGAACGGCGTCAGCAGAGAAGCGTTATCGAGTGGGGGATCACAGCGGGAGTCGTCGGGAACAGTTTGCGGGGAACACGACATCAGTGCAGACATGATCGGGCTGTTTATTGGAACGGACTACGGCCCGAATCGTGAGGCGGCACGCGAGCTAGTTCGGGTCGCCACGGAGGCGGCCGAGCGAGGACTCGATATCCACTTTCTGATCGTCGGCAGCGTTGGTGAGTCCATATCCACTGACCGAGACAACGTCACTTGCACCGGGTTTGTGTCCGATCTTGACCCATACTTTGCGGCGGCAGATATCGGATTGAATCCAATCGAATCCGGGAGCGGCACGAACATCAAACTCCTCGAATATCTTGCCAAAGGTCTTCCCGTGGTGACCACTGCGTTCGGACGGCGGGGATTCCAGATCGCCCACGAGCAGGAAGTTCTCGTTGTTCCAGTCACCGGGTTCACCGACGCGATTGCGCGTCTGGTCTCGGACGGGGCCCTTCGCGAACAGTTGGCCGCTAACGGCCGCGAATACGTCCGTGAGACGCATCTATGGGAGCAGATATCCACGGAGTTGCGCGCTCAACTCAGTACAGTCATCACCGAGGGTTCGTAG
- a CDS encoding DUF1616 domain-containing protein, translating into MSNRSFLVRLLPGFVHAVPADLLVVLLYVAATGLTVFVPVLRSSPLRVIVGVPFVLFIPGYALIAVLFPGAPPQNHPTSAGVDADETTGSISDQVDGIERFTLSLATSISLVIFCGLFLEISPWEFRTVTLFVTIAGFVLLATVVGIKRRRALPAEDRYTVPIGPWYRTIRHRLGNPPTRVDLGLNILLIVGVVITAITLGFGVGGPTGEEGITEMYLLTETADGDLVARDYPTEFTSGQQRQVVLGLENHEHETIRYTTVVELQEVSDDGTMTVRESELYRLSVTLAHNQSDTVPHSVAPKLTGPRLRLAYLLYRGEPPREPTIANAYRETHLWINVTTSG; encoded by the coding sequence ATGTCGAACAGATCGTTTCTTGTTCGGTTGCTTCCCGGATTTGTGCACGCAGTCCCCGCTGATCTGCTGGTTGTTCTCCTCTATGTAGCCGCGACTGGCCTCACAGTGTTCGTGCCTGTTCTCCGTTCGTCCCCGTTGCGAGTCATTGTCGGCGTTCCGTTTGTCCTGTTCATTCCGGGCTACGCACTTATTGCCGTCCTATTTCCCGGGGCACCACCACAGAATCATCCGACATCTGCTGGCGTCGACGCTGATGAGACGACGGGAAGTATTAGTGACCAAGTCGACGGGATTGAACGGTTCACTCTCTCCCTTGCGACGAGCATTTCGCTCGTTATCTTTTGCGGATTGTTTCTCGAGATATCTCCTTGGGAGTTTAGAACCGTCACACTGTTCGTCACTATCGCCGGGTTCGTGCTCCTTGCCACTGTGGTCGGTATAAAACGACGCAGGGCACTTCCGGCCGAGGATCGCTATACCGTCCCCATCGGGCCCTGGTACCGAACTATCCGTCACCGACTCGGAAACCCGCCGACCCGGGTCGACCTTGGACTGAATATACTGCTGATCGTCGGGGTTGTGATCACAGCTATAACCCTCGGGTTTGGCGTCGGCGGGCCAACCGGCGAGGAGGGGATCACAGAGATGTATCTGCTGACCGAAACAGCTGATGGCGACCTTGTTGCCAGAGACTATCCCACAGAATTCACGAGCGGCCAACAGAGGCAGGTCGTCCTTGGGCTAGAAAACCATGAGCACGAGACGATCAGATACACGACCGTCGTCGAACTTCAGGAAGTATCAGACGATGGGACGATGACTGTACGCGAGAGCGAGCTATATCGGCTTTCAGTTACGCTCGCACACAACCAGAGTGACACGGTTCCACACAGCGTCGCGCCAAAACTGACCGGTCCGCGACTCAGATTGGCGTATTTGCTCTATCGCGGCGAACCACCAAGAGAGCCGACGATTGCGAACGCGTATCGCGAGACTCATCTCTGGATTAATGTAACCACTTCTGGGTGA
- a CDS encoding sulfatase-like hydrolase/transferase has translation MSGMTDFVFVTIDCWRDDALRSMPEFRSYTANSDWERTAAIATSSNTSNTFPALFGASYYPQVWMKDGTVNPDIPTLPEKLNRAGYSTAGFIASNPWLSRWRDEFDTFWNGGIEDSSRLRFGLERARNLLQLKPLIPAETVLQRAQTWWENTDPPRFLWVHLMEPHKPYLPGVTRGLEIGPVLSPLSLAAAPQYDDTAYPKWLRQHSRSLYKQAVRRLDTHLTPWLQTLGDTPTVITADHGEEFDHGIVSHKQLYDETVRVPLLTNSDIGQLTDGLTRQIDIAPTILRFLGLDPPTVWEGTEAAATVPPQHLLCGPDDDTEKIWAGIRTEGEKLVNTYDYDWNVINTEFYQLASDPDELYPKPKQAAPTELLDAVSDFVSRPEIQEPLQEWYSDLGTIETGTVESRLEDLGYL, from the coding sequence ATGTCTGGGATGACTGATTTCGTATTCGTGACGATTGACTGCTGGAGAGACGATGCACTAAGATCGATGCCGGAATTCCGATCGTATACGGCTAATAGCGATTGGGAGCGAACAGCAGCGATAGCAACGTCCTCAAACACGAGCAATACTTTTCCAGCGTTGTTTGGAGCGTCATACTACCCGCAGGTCTGGATGAAAGACGGGACTGTCAACCCAGACATCCCGACCTTGCCCGAGAAGCTTAACCGAGCTGGCTACTCGACAGCCGGATTTATCGCTTCGAACCCCTGGCTGAGTCGATGGCGTGACGAATTCGACACGTTCTGGAACGGCGGGATCGAGGATTCGAGCCGACTACGGTTCGGCCTCGAACGGGCACGTAACCTTCTGCAACTAAAGCCGCTGATACCTGCGGAAACTGTTTTGCAACGAGCGCAGACCTGGTGGGAAAACACTGATCCACCACGATTCCTCTGGGTCCATCTGATGGAACCACATAAACCGTATCTCCCCGGAGTAACACGCGGACTGGAGATCGGACCTGTCTTATCACCGCTTTCGCTCGCAGCGGCACCCCAGTACGACGACACAGCGTATCCCAAGTGGCTGCGGCAGCATTCACGGAGCCTATACAAACAGGCTGTGCGGCGACTGGATACCCATCTTACGCCGTGGCTCCAGACGCTCGGCGATACCCCGACTGTCATTACTGCTGACCATGGCGAGGAGTTCGATCACGGGATTGTGAGTCACAAGCAACTGTACGACGAAACTGTCCGCGTCCCGCTCTTGACAAACAGTGATATTGGTCAACTAACGGACGGTCTCACCCGTCAGATCGACATCGCCCCGACGATACTCCGGTTCCTGGGCCTTGATCCACCGACTGTCTGGGAGGGGACTGAGGCGGCGGCAACCGTACCCCCACAACACCTACTATGTGGACCGGATGACGACACGGAAAAAATATGGGCTGGTATCCGGACAGAAGGAGAGAAACTGGTGAACACCTACGATTATGACTGGAACGTTATTAATACGGAATTCTATCAGTTAGCGTCTGATCCAGACGAATTATATCCGAAACCGAAACAGGCCGCGCCGACGGAACTGCTTGACGCGGTAAGTGACTTTGTGAGCCGACCCGAAATACAGGAGCCGCTACAGGAGTGGTACTCGGACCTCGGTACTATTGAAACCGGAACTGTCGAGAGCAGATTAGAAGATCTGGGATATCTCTAA
- a CDS encoding FtsX-like permease family protein produces the protein MGYRNALLFRWSRRDRLTVVVVAVTAAFLIGTVLLLFTAVTYSETFAEPLANSGTVTYHDADNGPPETGEDITVLPTATATTDGTDVRLVGIPPDTPRVLIEGSAQWQEGRLPTIPDGVDGRGPVSQQRTRTVSGSNGTVSLTVVPQERGTTFLSNQWYATNASTAQRVGVTGYFVIDHSPSGTGLGSLPSEGAPLVSALLYVLGGLEQVLWALGIAAAAGGLLVLIVVYNVTRMSVRDRLDAIRVIRSTGASGWRVGLLFTLRAGLLVTTGVVLGYAVGLILIKALVNVAIFVGLPIALDITVTGQSATVVAGVAGIFVLMGLVAGALAAYPAATRPPASLGNRHTRSGQSGQSALATLRSWVTPTFLSWRSVVPTAATLTVFGITFLLVVSLAGLASPLGGEAGGTGTITEAGAPHPLNSRLDAEYASALSADGTPASPEVIYAQVSDGQPYMAHGAEYDAFANVTGATLVEGQRPQRHDEAVIGSDLAQTLDVGVGDELTVSGSVKPGVRRVTIVGRYDAPRTLDDLLILPLDSAADLATGPGEVHMIRVKGSVSALDDADGVAANQSGAVVTGLSGPSRVTKGDTVNLTVAVRNVGNERADREVTVQYQGDQRTTTVAVPPGQERTSTVSVTASELGTANATAGEYTHSVTVVSPNAIEIPSQLPSQAPPGSGLSVPVVTKTGERVSNATVTVNGPSLRTGSSGVAVVPLPREPGNYTITARSGDQTATHDIQIVRGTERELYGELSIAPSSGSVLTTPTLRVGLANPWQEPLTRNVGVIGPGVSRNRTVYMPPGNVTQTRFSPDGGRSQPGTYTYRMTANGTTLTTADYKVTGDRRLASAVASSGSYASGTPIERSVEGVFGNVQLILGVLVVLSALSTVGSTTATFAQGVHARRQAIGIHRSTGATQWRVLRTILADIARIAIPATGLALGLSVLALQLLERAGWLVFFGFRLSARTPPAILAAIFVGGVSLALFGALVATVPYLTASPVSLLPSGDRTRTPDEESAD, from the coding sequence ATGGGATACAGAAACGCCCTCCTGTTTCGCTGGTCCAGACGGGATCGGCTCACCGTCGTCGTCGTCGCCGTCACGGCCGCGTTTCTCATCGGCACGGTCCTGCTGTTGTTCACCGCCGTAACGTACTCGGAAACGTTCGCCGAACCGCTTGCGAACTCCGGGACGGTCACCTACCACGACGCGGACAACGGCCCCCCGGAAACCGGCGAGGATATCACCGTGCTCCCGACAGCGACGGCGACCACAGACGGGACCGACGTTCGTCTCGTCGGCATTCCGCCCGATACGCCCAGGGTGCTTATCGAGGGGTCGGCCCAGTGGCAGGAGGGGCGATTACCGACGATTCCCGATGGGGTTGATGGCCGGGGACCGGTCTCCCAGCAGCGAACCCGAACAGTCAGTGGGTCAAACGGGACTGTCTCCCTCACGGTTGTTCCACAAGAGCGGGGAACGACGTTCCTCTCGAATCAGTGGTACGCGACGAACGCCTCGACTGCCCAGCGGGTCGGCGTCACCGGCTACTTCGTCATCGACCACAGCCCGAGCGGGACCGGGCTCGGGAGTCTTCCGAGTGAGGGGGCACCGCTTGTCAGCGCGCTCCTGTACGTCCTCGGCGGTCTGGAGCAGGTTCTCTGGGCGCTGGGTATCGCCGCGGCTGCCGGCGGATTGCTGGTCCTCATCGTCGTCTATAACGTCACGCGGATGAGCGTTCGCGACCGACTCGATGCAATACGAGTCATCCGCTCGACTGGCGCATCGGGGTGGCGTGTAGGGCTTCTGTTTACGCTTCGCGCCGGCCTCCTCGTCACGACCGGAGTCGTGCTGGGCTACGCTGTCGGACTCATCCTTATCAAGGCGCTCGTCAACGTCGCGATTTTCGTCGGCCTCCCAATCGCGCTTGATATCACTGTTACCGGCCAGAGCGCCACTGTCGTTGCTGGTGTCGCTGGAATCTTCGTTTTGATGGGGCTGGTTGCAGGCGCGCTTGCGGCCTACCCTGCGGCGACTCGTCCACCGGCATCTCTCGGAAACCGCCATACTCGATCCGGCCAGTCCGGGCAGTCGGCGCTTGCGACGCTCAGAAGCTGGGTCACACCGACGTTTCTCTCGTGGCGCTCGGTCGTGCCGACGGCGGCGACGCTGACCGTGTTCGGAATCACATTCCTGCTGGTCGTCTCCCTGGCTGGCCTCGCGTCCCCACTTGGCGGTGAAGCAGGCGGAACCGGGACCATCACTGAAGCCGGCGCGCCCCACCCGCTGAACAGTCGTCTCGATGCTGAGTACGCTTCGGCCCTGAGTGCCGACGGGACGCCGGCCAGCCCGGAGGTCATCTACGCTCAGGTTTCGGACGGCCAGCCGTACATGGCTCATGGGGCGGAGTACGACGCGTTCGCGAACGTCACCGGGGCCACGCTGGTCGAAGGCCAGCGACCACAGCGACATGACGAGGCCGTCATCGGGAGCGACCTCGCACAGACGCTCGATGTCGGGGTCGGTGACGAACTGACCGTCAGTGGAAGCGTCAAGCCTGGGGTTCGCCGGGTCACTATTGTCGGGCGGTACGACGCCCCCAGAACGCTCGATGACCTGCTCATTCTGCCGCTTGACTCCGCGGCCGACTTGGCGACCGGACCGGGAGAGGTTCATATGATCCGCGTCAAAGGCTCGGTCTCAGCTCTCGACGACGCCGACGGTGTCGCGGCCAACCAATCGGGCGCTGTCGTGACAGGGCTGTCGGGTCCAAGTCGCGTCACGAAAGGTGACACAGTCAACCTCACTGTCGCCGTCCGAAACGTCGGCAACGAGCGGGCGGACCGGGAAGTCACAGTCCAGTATCAGGGCGACCAGCGGACAACGACGGTGGCTGTCCCGCCGGGACAGGAGCGGACTAGTACTGTCTCCGTTACCGCGTCGGAACTGGGGACTGCCAACGCTACTGCCGGGGAGTACACACATTCGGTGACCGTGGTCTCACCGAACGCTATCGAGATTCCAAGCCAGCTGCCATCCCAGGCCCCGCCCGGGTCGGGGCTCTCCGTCCCTGTCGTCACCAAAACTGGAGAGCGCGTTTCGAACGCCACCGTCACGGTGAACGGCCCGTCGCTCAGAACTGGATCGAGCGGTGTCGCCGTCGTTCCCCTGCCACGCGAGCCGGGGAACTATACGATAACGGCCCGGTCCGGAGACCAGACGGCGACACACGACATTCAGATCGTCCGTGGAACCGAACGGGAACTGTACGGGGAGCTGTCGATAGCTCCGTCATCGGGGTCGGTCCTGACGACGCCAACGCTCAGGGTCGGACTCGCAAACCCCTGGCAGGAACCGCTCACGCGCAACGTGGGCGTTATTGGCCCCGGCGTTTCCCGGAACCGGACTGTCTATATGCCGCCCGGAAACGTCACGCAAACGCGGTTCTCCCCGGACGGCGGACGGAGCCAGCCCGGAACGTACACCTATCGAATGACAGCCAACGGGACCACCCTCACCACGGCGGACTACAAGGTGACCGGCGACCGCCGGCTGGCATCCGCGGTGGCAAGCAGCGGGTCGTACGCGTCCGGAACGCCAATTGAGCGCTCCGTCGAGGGCGTGTTCGGGAACGTCCAGTTGATTCTCGGCGTCCTTGTCGTCCTCTCGGCGCTGAGTACTGTCGGCAGTACCACGGCGACGTTCGCACAGGGTGTCCACGCGCGTCGGCAAGCTATCGGTATCCATCGTTCGACCGGCGCGACGCAGTGGCGGGTCTTGCGGACGATTCTGGCTGATATCGCTCGAATCGCAATTCCAGCAACCGGCCTCGCTCTTGGCCTATCGGTTCTCGCGTTACAGCTGCTGGAACGGGCTGGCTGGCTCGTCTTCTTCGGCTTCCGCCTCTCCGCGCGGACGCCGCCAGCCATCCTTGCAGCGATATTTGTCGGCGGCGTCTCGCTTGCCCTGTTCGGGGCCCTCGTCGCAACGGTGCCGTATTTGACGGCCTCGCCGGTCTCGTTGCTCCCGAGCGGCGACCGAACGCGGACGCCCGACGAGGAGTCGGCGGACTAA
- a CDS encoding ABC transporter ATP-binding protein, with amino-acid sequence MTDPVLVGSGLCVTRRGTKILDGVSLTVGSDAAMLVQGPSGAGKSTLFNVLGLLEPPSSGQLEVAGRDASALSERQRARLRRTTLGFVFQDFQLIGDLTARENASLPQEHAGNRDPDWLDTLFERLGIAGLEHQYPATLSGGEKQRVAIARALANRPEIILADEPTGQLDPDTAESVLNLLFSMKESTETALVVISHDPQLAQRFDERLFIRGGTLVSDTASAPDASPSTETN; translated from the coding sequence ATGACTGACCCCGTCCTCGTCGGTTCAGGGCTGTGTGTCACACGACGGGGGACCAAGATTCTCGACGGTGTCTCACTTACCGTCGGGTCCGACGCGGCGATGCTCGTTCAGGGGCCTAGCGGAGCCGGCAAGTCGACCCTGTTCAATGTCCTCGGACTGCTAGAACCACCGTCTAGCGGTCAGTTGGAAGTCGCCGGCCGAGACGCGAGTGCCCTATCCGAACGCCAGCGTGCCCGGCTGCGTCGGACGACGCTCGGGTTCGTCTTTCAGGATTTCCAGCTCATCGGCGACCTGACGGCCCGCGAGAACGCGTCGCTCCCGCAAGAACATGCGGGCAACCGTGATCCCGACTGGCTGGACACGCTATTCGAACGCCTAGGCATCGCCGGACTCGAACACCAGTACCCTGCGACGCTGAGCGGGGGCGAGAAACAGCGGGTTGCTATCGCACGGGCACTTGCAAACCGCCCCGAAATTATCCTTGCTGACGAGCCGACCGGGCAGCTAGATCCGGATACCGCCGAATCGGTCCTAAACCTCCTGTTCAGTATGAAGGAATCGACGGAGACCGCACTCGTCGTCATCAGCCACGACCCGCAACTGGCCCAGCGGTTCGACGAACGGCTGTTCATCCGCGGCGGCACCCTCGTCTCCGATACCGCCTCGGCGCCGGACGCGAGCCCGTCCACGGAGACGAACTAA
- a CDS encoding sodium:phosphate symporter: MSDGRTGRVLLIVAVLAVAAAARLTTLHWTPLPSTLDGFGYVALARDTLRTGTFPLTRFRADNIVFTAVLTVVGSLTGERPLYIAQLVVAVTGAASCLTAMALVKRLAQSSRWRHSRTTLAMGVVGMGLAVEGIYLRRTGQTDEEALAFLLLPLFAIAVHRLLTTERYRRRWGAVVILLFAAFPLLHTFSSLIVALVLTGVLAAHLAGIPSRRDAVTALAVVAGFWVYMWGYYRIAERSLLEVPYVDRISAYPGLFLAWVVVLVATLVWFQRTSARLQRVTIGGAVGLWFLTLGANALQTVFPGTQTTPIGLLVLVAAFAVPVAFAVVGLPRASRDRRLIGPVVLALLLAPIVTVYFSLTASLTPEYYGTALRGQTFIHLPVFVLAGIGVASVAYRRSPSPDGGRGSPKAHSHRLATVLTVVVVVAAVVTMPIAFINLDTLAFPTGATESQFAAATFTADHVDEQWASDHPFSRIVDLYYPGSANGTYQPTARWLGGGAEPNCPTLSRASWGTTGAHLFPAGSEKTTPAALEEWRYENDVVYDTRGIDSVYLVRPGGNRTNC, translated from the coding sequence ATGAGTGACGGCCGGACAGGACGAGTGCTGCTCATCGTAGCTGTGCTGGCCGTGGCAGCCGCGGCCCGACTGACGACGCTCCACTGGACACCACTGCCCTCGACGCTAGACGGATTCGGTTACGTCGCGCTGGCGAGAGACACGCTTCGGACGGGGACCTTTCCGCTCACACGGTTCCGCGCGGACAACATCGTGTTTACCGCTGTGCTGACGGTCGTCGGTTCGCTCACCGGTGAACGGCCGCTGTACATCGCCCAGCTGGTCGTCGCGGTCACTGGTGCGGCATCCTGTCTGACGGCGATGGCGTTAGTCAAACGCCTCGCGCAGTCGAGCCGATGGCGTCACTCGCGCACGACACTGGCGATGGGCGTGGTCGGGATGGGGCTCGCAGTAGAGGGAATCTATCTCCGTCGGACTGGCCAGACTGACGAAGAGGCACTGGCGTTCCTCTTGCTCCCGCTGTTTGCGATTGCCGTTCATCGGTTGCTCACGACGGAGCGATACCGGCGTCGATGGGGGGCAGTTGTGATCCTCCTGTTCGCTGCCTTCCCGCTCCTGCACACGTTTAGCTCGCTCATCGTTGCGCTGGTACTGACGGGGGTGCTAGCCGCCCACCTCGCCGGTATTCCGTCGCGTCGTGATGCCGTCACCGCCCTCGCCGTCGTCGCGGGCTTCTGGGTGTATATGTGGGGGTACTACCGGATTGCAGAACGCTCGCTGTTGGAGGTCCCCTACGTTGACCGTATCAGCGCGTATCCGGGGCTGTTTTTGGCCTGGGTCGTTGTGCTGGTGGCGACGCTTGTCTGGTTCCAGCGGACGAGCGCTCGCCTGCAGCGGGTGACCATCGGCGGCGCAGTCGGTCTCTGGTTTCTGACGCTCGGTGCGAACGCGTTACAGACCGTGTTCCCCGGGACACAGACCACGCCGATCGGCCTCTTGGTGCTTGTCGCGGCCTTTGCCGTCCCGGTGGCGTTTGCGGTCGTCGGCCTCCCGCGTGCGAGCCGCGATCGTCGGTTGATCGGCCCGGTCGTGCTTGCGCTGCTACTAGCGCCAATTGTTACTGTGTACTTCTCGTTGACCGCCTCGCTGACGCCAGAGTACTACGGGACGGCGCTCCGCGGGCAGACGTTCATTCATCTGCCCGTGTTCGTGCTCGCTGGCATCGGCGTCGCGTCGGTCGCCTATCGGCGGTCGCCGTCGCCGGACGGCGGACGTGGGTCGCCGAAGGCCCACAGCCACCGACTCGCAACGGTTCTGACAGTCGTCGTCGTGGTCGCCGCAGTCGTAACGATGCCTATCGCGTTCATCAATCTCGACACGCTAGCGTTCCCGACGGGGGCGACCGAATCGCAGTTCGCGGCCGCCACGTTCACCGCAGATCACGTTGACGAGCAGTGGGCTTCCGACCATCCGTTCAGCCGTATCGTCGACCTGTACTATCCGGGTTCAGCCAACGGTACGTACCAGCCGACCGCCCGGTGGCTCGGTGGCGGTGCGGAACCAAACTGCCCGACGCTGTCGCGGGCATCGTGGGGGACGACCGGGGCACATCTGTTCCCGGCCGGAAGCGAGAAGACCACGCCTGCGGCGCTGGAGGAGTGGCGTTACGAGAACGATGTGGTCTATGACACCCGAGGGATCGACTCCGTGTACCTTGTTCGCCCCGGCGGGAACCGAACGAACTGCTGA